Proteins from one Desulfonema limicola genomic window:
- a CDS encoding glycosyltransferase family 4 protein, producing the protein MKILYISYVKYGAGDWVHTTQFLSALRSLHPEVEAYTPRARKPEPGKDQGGYQFSGWIGQLRELRFLAAAFTRRAFEEFQQIRKIRPDVVVLRSGGYFSSLVLCRILKIPILMEVNETVEEEKLFSSRDRLRWLTFWRWFEKKILEMPAHFTVVSEPLRRFFIGRGFSPQKITCVPNGVNIREFYPGAGSDSIRKKLGIEGKTIIGFSGNFAKWHGLDFLAEALKEFFAIHSKDNIAILLIGQPGSRFDMPEFPKDITIVTGYIPFNQMPAYLDAVDIFIAPYPRIVPFYFSPIKIFEAMAMAKPVLASAQGQICEIIKDNVSGILYPPENMAVFLEKLSSLVDDKALCRNLGKNARQVIEKHYTWENNARTILELCRRFANLNKDQLLSK; encoded by the coding sequence TTGAAGATACTTTATATAAGCTATGTTAAATACGGTGCTGGAGACTGGGTTCATACCACACAATTTCTTTCTGCACTCAGAAGCCTTCACCCTGAGGTGGAAGCATATACCCCCAGAGCCAGGAAACCCGAGCCTGGTAAAGATCAGGGAGGATATCAATTCAGCGGCTGGATAGGCCAGTTGAGGGAACTGCGGTTTCTGGCTGCAGCATTTACAAGAAGGGCTTTTGAAGAATTTCAGCAAATTAGAAAAATCAGGCCGGATGTGGTTGTTTTGCGGTCTGGTGGTTATTTTTCAAGTCTTGTTTTATGCAGGATATTGAAAATACCGATTTTAATGGAAGTAAATGAAACTGTTGAAGAAGAAAAGCTTTTTTCCAGCAGGGACCGCCTGAGATGGCTTACATTCTGGCGCTGGTTTGAAAAAAAAATCCTGGAAATGCCTGCTCATTTTACTGTTGTATCCGAGCCTCTGCGCCGTTTTTTCATTGGCCGGGGATTTTCTCCCCAAAAGATTACATGTGTTCCCAATGGCGTAAATATCAGGGAGTTTTATCCTGGTGCGGGCAGTGATTCTATTCGTAAAAAACTGGGTATAGAAGGAAAAACAATTATTGGCTTTTCCGGCAATTTTGCCAAATGGCACGGCCTTGATTTTCTGGCAGAAGCTTTAAAGGAATTTTTTGCCATACACTCCAAAGACAATATTGCCATTTTGCTGATCGGCCAGCCTGGTTCACGTTTTGATATGCCGGAATTTCCTAAGGATATAACCATTGTTACCGGATATATTCCATTTAATCAAATGCCTGCATACCTGGATGCTGTTGATATATTTATTGCACCTTATCCCAGAATTGTTCCTTTTTATTTTTCACCTATTAAGATTTTTGAAGCTATGGCAATGGCAAAACCGGTTCTGGCATCAGCCCAGGGCCAGATTTGTGAAATAATAAAAGATAATGTGAGCGGAATCCTGTATCCGCCTGAAAACATGGCTGTTTTTCTTGAAAAGCTCTCCAGTCTGGTTGATGATAAAGCCTTGTGCCGTAATCTGGGAAAAAATGCACGCCAGGTTATTGAAAAACATTATACCTGGGAAAACAATGCCAGAACCATCCTGGAATTATGCAGGCGTTTTGCAAATCTAAACAAAGATCAGCTTTTATCAAAATGA